A genomic region of Globicephala melas chromosome 9, mGloMel1.2, whole genome shotgun sequence contains the following coding sequences:
- the URGCP gene encoding up-regulator of cell proliferation isoform X1 yields MWDLPGPGHEPVSPASADRLSTTAPPGKPYSRHSDLGEVAPEIKASERRTAVAIADLEWREMEGDDDGPNEAQDSDFPTVERSRLQEMLSLLGLETYQAQKLSLQDSLQISSDSMKNWAPQAPKDLPWNFLRKLQALNAEARNTTMVLDVPPDTRPAEKESQVEEEIIYWDTADDISADIYSFSELPTPDTPVNPLDLLCALLLSSDSFLQQEIVLKMSLCQFALPLVLPDPENHYHTFLLWAMRGTVRTWGSQPPRAVGSFREDSVVLSRAPAFAFVRMEVSSNSKSQLLNAVLSPGHRQRDCFWHRDLNLGTNPREIADGLVEISWFLPSGREDLDIFPEPVAFLNLRGDIGSHWLQFKLLTEISSAVFILTDNISKKEYKLLYSMKGSATKYYFILSPYRGKRNTNLRFLNRLIPVLKMDPSHVLVKVSSTDSAGFVRRIRAIVAHVTRAPCRRVSVEDMAHAARKLGLKVDEDCDECQRAKDRMEQITRKIKDSDAYRRAELRLQGDPWRKAAQVERELCQAQWAGDPPERCRAELRHRLLELRTQQNGHDPAWGLQEFISGISSPSLGEKQYFLRWMEWGLARAAQPRPRASPETMLTLRAKHRGAVDFSEPLWPEPLGVEHFLREMGQFYEAESCLVEAGKLPAGQRRFAHFPGLALELLLKGLPLELIDGNTLSTPLRWVTGLLKELHVRLERRSRLVVLSVLGVPGTGKSTLLNTMFGLRFATGRGRGPRGAFMQLLTVAESFSQDLGCDHILVIHSGGLIGGVLTEAGERFEQEASLATLIMGLSNVTVVSLAETRDIPPAILHAFLRLEKTGHMPNYQFVYQSLQDASAPGSKPRERKQLLDEPRDASRATVQMEHQGGGIRTLAGLAFCDPEKQHVWHIPGLWHGVPPMAAVSLGYSEAIFELKRCLLENIRNGLSNQNKNIQQLIELVRRL; encoded by the exons aTTTGGAATGGAGAGAAATGGAAGGAGATGATG aTGGTCCCAATGAGGCTCAGGACAGTGACTTTCCAACAG TGGAGAGGAGCAGACTACAAGAAATGCTGTCCCTCCTGGGACTAGAGACGTACCAGGCACAGAAACTCAGCCTCCAGGACTCCCTGCAGATCAGTAGTGATAGCATGAAGAACTGGGCTCCACAGGCTCCGAAAGACTTGCCCTGGAATTTCCTCAGGAAGCTGCAGGCCCTCAACGCCGAAGCCAGGAACACCACCATGGTGCTGGACGTACCCCCGGACACCAGGCCTGCGGAGAAGGAGAGCCAGGTGGAAGAGGAGATCATCTACTGGGACACGGCCGACGACATCTCTGCGGACATCTATTCCTTCTCCGAGCTGCCAACACCCGATACGCCTGTGAACCCCTTGGACCTTCTCTGTGCCCTTCTGCTTTCCTCAGATAGTTTCCTGCAACAAGAAATCGTGCTAAAAATGTCCCTCTGCCAGTTTGCACTCCCTCTCGTTTTGCCCGACCCAGAAAACCACTACCACACGTTTCTGCTGTGGGCCATGAGGGGGACTGTGCGGACATGGGGGTCACAGCCCCCAAGGGCGGTGGGCAGCTTCAGAGAAGACAGCGTGGTCCTGTCCCGAGCGCCCGCCTTCGCCTTTGTGCGCATGGAGGTCAGCAGCAACTCCAAGTCCCAGCTTCTCAACGCCGTGCTCAGCCCTGGCCACAGGCAGCGGGACTGTTTCTGGCATCGGGATCTGAACTTGGGCACCAACCCTCGGGAGATTGCAGACGGGCTGGTGGAAATTTCCTGGTTTCTTCCCAGTGGCAGGGAGGACTTGGACATTTTCCCGGAGCCCGTGGCCTTTCTGAACCTGAGAGGTGACATCGGCTCTCACTGGCTGCAGTTTAAGCTCTTGACAGAAATCTCCTCGGCCGTGTTCATCTTGACTGACAACATCAGTAAGAAGGAATACAAACTGCTGTACTCCATGAAGGGGTCGGCCACGAAATACTACTTCATCCTGAGCCCCTACCGCGGGAAACGGAACACAAACCTGCGGTTTCTGAACAGGTTAATCCCTGTGCTGAAGATGGACCCCTCGCACGTCCTGGTGAAGGTCAGCAGCACGGACAGTGCGGGCTTCGTGCGCCGGATCCGCGCCATCGTGGCGCACGtgacccgggccccctgcaggaGGGTATCCGTGGAGGACATGGCGCATGCGGCCCGCAAGCTGGGGCTGAAGGTCGATGAGGACTGCGACGAGTGCCAGCGGGCGAAGGACCGGATGGAGCAGATCACCAGGAAGATCAAGGACTCGGACGCCTACCGCCGGGCCGAGCTGCGGCTGCAGGGGGACCCTTGGAGAAAGGCGGCCCAGGTGGAGAGGGAGCTCTGCCAGGCCCAGTGGGCTGGGGACCCTCCTGAGAGGTGCAGGGCTGAGCTGAGGCATCGGCTGCTGGAACTTCGAACGCAGCAGAATGGCCACGATCCTGCCTGGGGGCTTCAGGAGTTCATCTCGGGCATCAGCAGCCCCTCTCTGGGCGAGAAGCAGTACTTCCTGAGGTGGATGGAGTGGGGACTGGCCCGGGCGGCCCAGCCAAGGCCGAGAGCGTCTCCGGAGACGATGCTTACCCTGAGAGCAAAGCACCGTGGGGCCGTGGACTTCAGCGAGCCCCTCTGGCCGGAGCCCCTGGGGGTGGAACACTTCCTGCGGGAGATGGGGCAGTTCTACGAGGCCGAAAGCTGTCTCGTGGAGGCCGGGAAGCTGCCGGCGGGGCAGAGGCGGTTCGCGCACTTCCCAGGCTTGGCCTTGGAACTGCTGCTGAAGGGGCTCCCCCTGGAGCTGATCGACGGGAACACCCTGAGCACCCCCCTGCGCTGGGTCACGGGGCTCCTGAAGGAGCTGCACGTCCGCCTGGAGAGGAGGTCGCGCCTGGTCGTCCTGTCGGTGCTCGGCGTGCCGGGCACAGGCAAGTCCACCCTCCTCAACACCATGTTTGGGCTGCGGTTTGCCACGGGAAGGGGCCGTGGTCCTCGAGGGGCCTTCATGCAGCTCCTGACGGTGGCCGAGAGCTTCAGCCAGGACCTGGGCTGTGACCACATCCTGGTAATCCACTCCGGGGGCTTGATAGGCGGAGTCCTGACCGAGGCAGGGGAGAGGTTTGAGCAAGAGGCTTCCCTGGCCACGTTAATTATGGGGCTGAGCAATGTCACTGTGGTCAGTTTAGCTGAAACGAGGGACATTCCGCCGGCTATTCTGCATGCGTTTCTGAGGCTGGAGAAAACAGGGCACATGCCCAACTATCAGTTCGTGTACCAGAGCCTGCAGGATGCGTCTGCCCCCGGCTCCAAGCCgagagagaggaagcagctcCTGGACGAGCCCAGGGATGCGAGCAGAGCCACGGTGCAAATGGAGCATCAGGGTGGCGGGATCCGGACGCTGGCTGGCCTGGCCTTTTGTGACCCTGAGAAGCAGCACGTTTGGCACATCCCCGGCCTGTGGCATGGAGTGCCCCCCATGGCCGCTGTGAGCTTGGGGTACAGTGAGGCCATTTTTGAACTGAAGAGATGCCTGCTGGAAAACATCCGGAATGGCCTGTCCAACCAAAACAAGAACATCCAGCAGCTCATCGAGCTGGTACGACGGCTGTGA
- the URGCP gene encoding up-regulator of cell proliferation isoform X2, protein MASPGHSDLGEVAPEIKASERRTAVAIADLEWREMEGDDDGPNEAQDSDFPTVERSRLQEMLSLLGLETYQAQKLSLQDSLQISSDSMKNWAPQAPKDLPWNFLRKLQALNAEARNTTMVLDVPPDTRPAEKESQVEEEIIYWDTADDISADIYSFSELPTPDTPVNPLDLLCALLLSSDSFLQQEIVLKMSLCQFALPLVLPDPENHYHTFLLWAMRGTVRTWGSQPPRAVGSFREDSVVLSRAPAFAFVRMEVSSNSKSQLLNAVLSPGHRQRDCFWHRDLNLGTNPREIADGLVEISWFLPSGREDLDIFPEPVAFLNLRGDIGSHWLQFKLLTEISSAVFILTDNISKKEYKLLYSMKGSATKYYFILSPYRGKRNTNLRFLNRLIPVLKMDPSHVLVKVSSTDSAGFVRRIRAIVAHVTRAPCRRVSVEDMAHAARKLGLKVDEDCDECQRAKDRMEQITRKIKDSDAYRRAELRLQGDPWRKAAQVERELCQAQWAGDPPERCRAELRHRLLELRTQQNGHDPAWGLQEFISGISSPSLGEKQYFLRWMEWGLARAAQPRPRASPETMLTLRAKHRGAVDFSEPLWPEPLGVEHFLREMGQFYEAESCLVEAGKLPAGQRRFAHFPGLALELLLKGLPLELIDGNTLSTPLRWVTGLLKELHVRLERRSRLVVLSVLGVPGTGKSTLLNTMFGLRFATGRGRGPRGAFMQLLTVAESFSQDLGCDHILVIHSGGLIGGVLTEAGERFEQEASLATLIMGLSNVTVVSLAETRDIPPAILHAFLRLEKTGHMPNYQFVYQSLQDASAPGSKPRERKQLLDEPRDASRATVQMEHQGGGIRTLAGLAFCDPEKQHVWHIPGLWHGVPPMAAVSLGYSEAIFELKRCLLENIRNGLSNQNKNIQQLIELVRRL, encoded by the exons aTTTGGAATGGAGAGAAATGGAAGGAGATGATG aTGGTCCCAATGAGGCTCAGGACAGTGACTTTCCAACAG TGGAGAGGAGCAGACTACAAGAAATGCTGTCCCTCCTGGGACTAGAGACGTACCAGGCACAGAAACTCAGCCTCCAGGACTCCCTGCAGATCAGTAGTGATAGCATGAAGAACTGGGCTCCACAGGCTCCGAAAGACTTGCCCTGGAATTTCCTCAGGAAGCTGCAGGCCCTCAACGCCGAAGCCAGGAACACCACCATGGTGCTGGACGTACCCCCGGACACCAGGCCTGCGGAGAAGGAGAGCCAGGTGGAAGAGGAGATCATCTACTGGGACACGGCCGACGACATCTCTGCGGACATCTATTCCTTCTCCGAGCTGCCAACACCCGATACGCCTGTGAACCCCTTGGACCTTCTCTGTGCCCTTCTGCTTTCCTCAGATAGTTTCCTGCAACAAGAAATCGTGCTAAAAATGTCCCTCTGCCAGTTTGCACTCCCTCTCGTTTTGCCCGACCCAGAAAACCACTACCACACGTTTCTGCTGTGGGCCATGAGGGGGACTGTGCGGACATGGGGGTCACAGCCCCCAAGGGCGGTGGGCAGCTTCAGAGAAGACAGCGTGGTCCTGTCCCGAGCGCCCGCCTTCGCCTTTGTGCGCATGGAGGTCAGCAGCAACTCCAAGTCCCAGCTTCTCAACGCCGTGCTCAGCCCTGGCCACAGGCAGCGGGACTGTTTCTGGCATCGGGATCTGAACTTGGGCACCAACCCTCGGGAGATTGCAGACGGGCTGGTGGAAATTTCCTGGTTTCTTCCCAGTGGCAGGGAGGACTTGGACATTTTCCCGGAGCCCGTGGCCTTTCTGAACCTGAGAGGTGACATCGGCTCTCACTGGCTGCAGTTTAAGCTCTTGACAGAAATCTCCTCGGCCGTGTTCATCTTGACTGACAACATCAGTAAGAAGGAATACAAACTGCTGTACTCCATGAAGGGGTCGGCCACGAAATACTACTTCATCCTGAGCCCCTACCGCGGGAAACGGAACACAAACCTGCGGTTTCTGAACAGGTTAATCCCTGTGCTGAAGATGGACCCCTCGCACGTCCTGGTGAAGGTCAGCAGCACGGACAGTGCGGGCTTCGTGCGCCGGATCCGCGCCATCGTGGCGCACGtgacccgggccccctgcaggaGGGTATCCGTGGAGGACATGGCGCATGCGGCCCGCAAGCTGGGGCTGAAGGTCGATGAGGACTGCGACGAGTGCCAGCGGGCGAAGGACCGGATGGAGCAGATCACCAGGAAGATCAAGGACTCGGACGCCTACCGCCGGGCCGAGCTGCGGCTGCAGGGGGACCCTTGGAGAAAGGCGGCCCAGGTGGAGAGGGAGCTCTGCCAGGCCCAGTGGGCTGGGGACCCTCCTGAGAGGTGCAGGGCTGAGCTGAGGCATCGGCTGCTGGAACTTCGAACGCAGCAGAATGGCCACGATCCTGCCTGGGGGCTTCAGGAGTTCATCTCGGGCATCAGCAGCCCCTCTCTGGGCGAGAAGCAGTACTTCCTGAGGTGGATGGAGTGGGGACTGGCCCGGGCGGCCCAGCCAAGGCCGAGAGCGTCTCCGGAGACGATGCTTACCCTGAGAGCAAAGCACCGTGGGGCCGTGGACTTCAGCGAGCCCCTCTGGCCGGAGCCCCTGGGGGTGGAACACTTCCTGCGGGAGATGGGGCAGTTCTACGAGGCCGAAAGCTGTCTCGTGGAGGCCGGGAAGCTGCCGGCGGGGCAGAGGCGGTTCGCGCACTTCCCAGGCTTGGCCTTGGAACTGCTGCTGAAGGGGCTCCCCCTGGAGCTGATCGACGGGAACACCCTGAGCACCCCCCTGCGCTGGGTCACGGGGCTCCTGAAGGAGCTGCACGTCCGCCTGGAGAGGAGGTCGCGCCTGGTCGTCCTGTCGGTGCTCGGCGTGCCGGGCACAGGCAAGTCCACCCTCCTCAACACCATGTTTGGGCTGCGGTTTGCCACGGGAAGGGGCCGTGGTCCTCGAGGGGCCTTCATGCAGCTCCTGACGGTGGCCGAGAGCTTCAGCCAGGACCTGGGCTGTGACCACATCCTGGTAATCCACTCCGGGGGCTTGATAGGCGGAGTCCTGACCGAGGCAGGGGAGAGGTTTGAGCAAGAGGCTTCCCTGGCCACGTTAATTATGGGGCTGAGCAATGTCACTGTGGTCAGTTTAGCTGAAACGAGGGACATTCCGCCGGCTATTCTGCATGCGTTTCTGAGGCTGGAGAAAACAGGGCACATGCCCAACTATCAGTTCGTGTACCAGAGCCTGCAGGATGCGTCTGCCCCCGGCTCCAAGCCgagagagaggaagcagctcCTGGACGAGCCCAGGGATGCGAGCAGAGCCACGGTGCAAATGGAGCATCAGGGTGGCGGGATCCGGACGCTGGCTGGCCTGGCCTTTTGTGACCCTGAGAAGCAGCACGTTTGGCACATCCCCGGCCTGTGGCATGGAGTGCCCCCCATGGCCGCTGTGAGCTTGGGGTACAGTGAGGCCATTTTTGAACTGAAGAGATGCCTGCTGGAAAACATCCGGAATGGCCTGTCCAACCAAAACAAGAACATCCAGCAGCTCATCGAGCTGGTACGACGGCTGTGA
- the URGCP gene encoding up-regulator of cell proliferation isoform X3, with product MEGDDDGPNEAQDSDFPTVERSRLQEMLSLLGLETYQAQKLSLQDSLQISSDSMKNWAPQAPKDLPWNFLRKLQALNAEARNTTMVLDVPPDTRPAEKESQVEEEIIYWDTADDISADIYSFSELPTPDTPVNPLDLLCALLLSSDSFLQQEIVLKMSLCQFALPLVLPDPENHYHTFLLWAMRGTVRTWGSQPPRAVGSFREDSVVLSRAPAFAFVRMEVSSNSKSQLLNAVLSPGHRQRDCFWHRDLNLGTNPREIADGLVEISWFLPSGREDLDIFPEPVAFLNLRGDIGSHWLQFKLLTEISSAVFILTDNISKKEYKLLYSMKGSATKYYFILSPYRGKRNTNLRFLNRLIPVLKMDPSHVLVKVSSTDSAGFVRRIRAIVAHVTRAPCRRVSVEDMAHAARKLGLKVDEDCDECQRAKDRMEQITRKIKDSDAYRRAELRLQGDPWRKAAQVERELCQAQWAGDPPERCRAELRHRLLELRTQQNGHDPAWGLQEFISGISSPSLGEKQYFLRWMEWGLARAAQPRPRASPETMLTLRAKHRGAVDFSEPLWPEPLGVEHFLREMGQFYEAESCLVEAGKLPAGQRRFAHFPGLALELLLKGLPLELIDGNTLSTPLRWVTGLLKELHVRLERRSRLVVLSVLGVPGTGKSTLLNTMFGLRFATGRGRGPRGAFMQLLTVAESFSQDLGCDHILVIHSGGLIGGVLTEAGERFEQEASLATLIMGLSNVTVVSLAETRDIPPAILHAFLRLEKTGHMPNYQFVYQSLQDASAPGSKPRERKQLLDEPRDASRATVQMEHQGGGIRTLAGLAFCDPEKQHVWHIPGLWHGVPPMAAVSLGYSEAIFELKRCLLENIRNGLSNQNKNIQQLIELVRRL from the exons ATGGAAGGAGATGATG aTGGTCCCAATGAGGCTCAGGACAGTGACTTTCCAACAG TGGAGAGGAGCAGACTACAAGAAATGCTGTCCCTCCTGGGACTAGAGACGTACCAGGCACAGAAACTCAGCCTCCAGGACTCCCTGCAGATCAGTAGTGATAGCATGAAGAACTGGGCTCCACAGGCTCCGAAAGACTTGCCCTGGAATTTCCTCAGGAAGCTGCAGGCCCTCAACGCCGAAGCCAGGAACACCACCATGGTGCTGGACGTACCCCCGGACACCAGGCCTGCGGAGAAGGAGAGCCAGGTGGAAGAGGAGATCATCTACTGGGACACGGCCGACGACATCTCTGCGGACATCTATTCCTTCTCCGAGCTGCCAACACCCGATACGCCTGTGAACCCCTTGGACCTTCTCTGTGCCCTTCTGCTTTCCTCAGATAGTTTCCTGCAACAAGAAATCGTGCTAAAAATGTCCCTCTGCCAGTTTGCACTCCCTCTCGTTTTGCCCGACCCAGAAAACCACTACCACACGTTTCTGCTGTGGGCCATGAGGGGGACTGTGCGGACATGGGGGTCACAGCCCCCAAGGGCGGTGGGCAGCTTCAGAGAAGACAGCGTGGTCCTGTCCCGAGCGCCCGCCTTCGCCTTTGTGCGCATGGAGGTCAGCAGCAACTCCAAGTCCCAGCTTCTCAACGCCGTGCTCAGCCCTGGCCACAGGCAGCGGGACTGTTTCTGGCATCGGGATCTGAACTTGGGCACCAACCCTCGGGAGATTGCAGACGGGCTGGTGGAAATTTCCTGGTTTCTTCCCAGTGGCAGGGAGGACTTGGACATTTTCCCGGAGCCCGTGGCCTTTCTGAACCTGAGAGGTGACATCGGCTCTCACTGGCTGCAGTTTAAGCTCTTGACAGAAATCTCCTCGGCCGTGTTCATCTTGACTGACAACATCAGTAAGAAGGAATACAAACTGCTGTACTCCATGAAGGGGTCGGCCACGAAATACTACTTCATCCTGAGCCCCTACCGCGGGAAACGGAACACAAACCTGCGGTTTCTGAACAGGTTAATCCCTGTGCTGAAGATGGACCCCTCGCACGTCCTGGTGAAGGTCAGCAGCACGGACAGTGCGGGCTTCGTGCGCCGGATCCGCGCCATCGTGGCGCACGtgacccgggccccctgcaggaGGGTATCCGTGGAGGACATGGCGCATGCGGCCCGCAAGCTGGGGCTGAAGGTCGATGAGGACTGCGACGAGTGCCAGCGGGCGAAGGACCGGATGGAGCAGATCACCAGGAAGATCAAGGACTCGGACGCCTACCGCCGGGCCGAGCTGCGGCTGCAGGGGGACCCTTGGAGAAAGGCGGCCCAGGTGGAGAGGGAGCTCTGCCAGGCCCAGTGGGCTGGGGACCCTCCTGAGAGGTGCAGGGCTGAGCTGAGGCATCGGCTGCTGGAACTTCGAACGCAGCAGAATGGCCACGATCCTGCCTGGGGGCTTCAGGAGTTCATCTCGGGCATCAGCAGCCCCTCTCTGGGCGAGAAGCAGTACTTCCTGAGGTGGATGGAGTGGGGACTGGCCCGGGCGGCCCAGCCAAGGCCGAGAGCGTCTCCGGAGACGATGCTTACCCTGAGAGCAAAGCACCGTGGGGCCGTGGACTTCAGCGAGCCCCTCTGGCCGGAGCCCCTGGGGGTGGAACACTTCCTGCGGGAGATGGGGCAGTTCTACGAGGCCGAAAGCTGTCTCGTGGAGGCCGGGAAGCTGCCGGCGGGGCAGAGGCGGTTCGCGCACTTCCCAGGCTTGGCCTTGGAACTGCTGCTGAAGGGGCTCCCCCTGGAGCTGATCGACGGGAACACCCTGAGCACCCCCCTGCGCTGGGTCACGGGGCTCCTGAAGGAGCTGCACGTCCGCCTGGAGAGGAGGTCGCGCCTGGTCGTCCTGTCGGTGCTCGGCGTGCCGGGCACAGGCAAGTCCACCCTCCTCAACACCATGTTTGGGCTGCGGTTTGCCACGGGAAGGGGCCGTGGTCCTCGAGGGGCCTTCATGCAGCTCCTGACGGTGGCCGAGAGCTTCAGCCAGGACCTGGGCTGTGACCACATCCTGGTAATCCACTCCGGGGGCTTGATAGGCGGAGTCCTGACCGAGGCAGGGGAGAGGTTTGAGCAAGAGGCTTCCCTGGCCACGTTAATTATGGGGCTGAGCAATGTCACTGTGGTCAGTTTAGCTGAAACGAGGGACATTCCGCCGGCTATTCTGCATGCGTTTCTGAGGCTGGAGAAAACAGGGCACATGCCCAACTATCAGTTCGTGTACCAGAGCCTGCAGGATGCGTCTGCCCCCGGCTCCAAGCCgagagagaggaagcagctcCTGGACGAGCCCAGGGATGCGAGCAGAGCCACGGTGCAAATGGAGCATCAGGGTGGCGGGATCCGGACGCTGGCTGGCCTGGCCTTTTGTGACCCTGAGAAGCAGCACGTTTGGCACATCCCCGGCCTGTGGCATGGAGTGCCCCCCATGGCCGCTGTGAGCTTGGGGTACAGTGAGGCCATTTTTGAACTGAAGAGATGCCTGCTGGAAAACATCCGGAATGGCCTGTCCAACCAAAACAAGAACATCCAGCAGCTCATCGAGCTGGTACGACGGCTGTGA